In a genomic window of Thalassophryne amazonica chromosome 12, fThaAma1.1, whole genome shotgun sequence:
- the dipk1aa gene encoding divergent protein kinase domain 1A → MAKGLFPRVWVKKSFYFQARISCVRVKYLFLTWLTVLVGSWVIYVQYSAYTELCRGHECQNTICDKYRRGIIDGSACSSLCDKGTLYMGRCLSTLPNNQVYTGSWGDHDGTIRCKLGDVVHYELGDEPELRKEAHVFDKPTRGTSVEKFKEMVFNHLKSKLGAQTNLASLVSQILSVADGNKDGHMSLPEARSAWALLQLDEVLLGLLLQDRGHTPRLLGYCGDLYMIERVPYGPLYGLSLPWPLVSWVPAGLQRAMDQWFTPSWPRKAKISMGLLELVEDIFHGTYGSFLICDLAVAHFGYTDHHEFRLTNTQVVVPEDEFRRAMRVLTCETDADCVYGVDCWASCDMSERKCRGEPVQPNLAKACSALKDYLLRGVPSSLSEELERQLYACMALKANAGQINMEHSLILNNLKALLWRQISHTKDS, encoded by the exons GCTCGGATCTCGTGCGTGCGGGTGAAGTACCTGTTCCTGACGTGGTTGACTGTGCTGGTGGGAAGCTGGGTGATTTATGTGCAGTATTCTGCCTACACCGAGCTGTGCAGAGGGCACGAGTGTCAGAACACCATC TGTGATAAATACAGGAGGGGAATCATTGATGGCTCGGCCTGCAGCAGTCTGTGTGATAAAGGAACGCTCTACATGGGCAGGTGCTTGTCTACGCTGCCAAACAACCAG GTATACACCGGCAGCTGGGGGGACCATGACGGGACGATCCGCTGTAAACTGGGAGACGTTGTCCATTATGAGTTGGGGGACGAGCCTGAGCTGCGGAAAGAGGCCCATGTTTTCGACAAACCCACCAGAGGCACGTCAGTAGAGAAGTTCAAGGAGATGGTCTTCAACCACCTCAAG TCTAAACTTGGAGCTCAGACAAACCTCGCAAGTCTGGTCAGTCAGATCCTCTCTGTCGCTGATGGCAACAAGGATGGTCACATGTCCTTGCCGGAAGCACGCTCTGcatgggcgctgctgcagctagaTGAG GTGTTGTTGGGCCTGCTGCTCCAGGACCGTGGACACACTCCTCGCCTCCTCGGCTACTGCGGGGACTTGTACATGATAGAGCGCGTTCCCTATGGACCCCTGTACGGTTTGTCCTTACCCTGGCCACTGGTGTCCTGGGTTCCTGCCGGGTTGCAGCGTGCCATGGATCAGTGGTTCACTCCTTCCTGGCCTCGAAAAGCTAAGATCTCTATGGGCCTCCTGGAGCTGGTTGAGGACATCTTCCACGGCACCTACGGCAGCTTTCTGATTTGTGACCTCGCAGTGGCACACTTTGGTTACACTGATCATCATGAGTTCCGTCTGACGAACACGCAAGTTGTGGTTCCTGAGGACGAGTTCCGGCGTGCCATGCGCGTGCTGACATGTGAGACGGATGCAGACTGTGTGTATGGGGTGGACTGTTGGGCATCCTGTGACATGTCTGAGAGAAAGTGCAGGGGGGAACCAGTCCAGCCAAACTTGGCAAAGGCATGCAGTGCACTGAAGGACTACCTGCTGCGTGGTGTGCCTTCAAGCCTGAGCGAGGAGCTGGAGAGGCAGCTGTATGCCTGTATGGCTCTGAAGGCCAACGCTGGACAGATAAACATGGAGCACTCACTTATCCTGAATAATCTGAAAGCTCTGCTGTGGAGACAAATCTCACATACCAAGGACTCTTGA